From a region of the Paenibacillus sp. R14(2021) genome:
- the gyrB gene encoding DNA topoisomerase (ATP-hydrolyzing) subunit B, with protein sequence MSSNQHTYDESQIQVLEGLEAVRKRPGMYIGSTSGKGLHHLVWEVVDNSIDEALAGYCTRIEVIIHEDNSITVIDNGRGIPVGENVKLKKSTLEVVMTVLHAGGKFGGEGYKVSGGLHGVGISVVNALSEHVVVTVKREGKIHRQEYRRGAPQYDLQVIGDSDETGTTTTFKPDAEIFTETLVYEYEVLQSRIRELAFLNKGIEIALLDERSGATNTFKYDGGIIEFVKYLNRSREALHEQPIYVEGSKDNIQVEVALQYNDSYTENIYSFANNINTHEGGTHESGFKSALTRIINEYSRKMNAIKDSDSNLSGDDVREGLTAIISVKIPEPQFEGQTKTKLGNSEVRGIVESFFAEKFQEFLDENPAVSKKIVEKGLQAARAREAARKARELTRRKSALEVSALPGKLADCSSRDASISEIYIVEGDSAGGSAKQGRDRHFQAILPLRGKILNVERARLDRILSNTEIRAIITALGTSIADDFDISKARYHKVIIMTDADVDGAHIRTLLLTFFFRYMRKIIEAGYVYIAQPPLFKIERNKVVRYAQSEKERDAIISEFGEGVKVNVQRYKGLGEMNASQLWETTMDPESRTMLQVTIEDAIEADNIFETLMGDNVEPRREFIQEFAKFVKNLDI encoded by the coding sequence ATGTCGTCGAATCAGCACACGTATGATGAAAGCCAGATTCAAGTTCTTGAAGGGTTAGAAGCGGTACGCAAGCGCCCAGGGATGTACATTGGCTCCACAAGCGGCAAAGGGCTTCACCATCTCGTATGGGAAGTCGTTGATAATAGTATCGATGAGGCGCTGGCAGGCTATTGTACGCGCATTGAAGTCATTATACATGAAGACAACAGCATAACCGTTATTGACAACGGGCGCGGTATTCCGGTCGGCGAGAACGTTAAGCTGAAAAAATCGACGCTTGAAGTCGTCATGACGGTCCTTCATGCCGGCGGTAAGTTCGGCGGCGAAGGCTACAAAGTATCCGGCGGCCTTCACGGGGTCGGTATTTCAGTCGTTAATGCCTTGTCTGAGCATGTCGTTGTTACCGTTAAGCGCGAAGGCAAAATCCATCGTCAGGAGTATCGCCGCGGTGCACCTCAATATGACCTCCAAGTGATCGGAGATTCGGACGAAACCGGAACAACGACTACGTTCAAGCCGGACGCCGAAATTTTCACAGAAACGTTAGTGTACGAGTATGAAGTGCTCCAGTCGCGGATTCGCGAGTTGGCCTTTCTCAATAAAGGCATTGAAATCGCGCTGCTTGACGAACGAAGCGGTGCTACGAATACGTTCAAATACGACGGCGGTATTATCGAATTCGTCAAATATTTGAACCGCAGCCGGGAAGCGCTGCATGAACAGCCGATTTATGTCGAAGGCTCAAAGGATAACATTCAAGTCGAAGTGGCGCTGCAGTATAACGACAGCTATACCGAGAATATTTACTCTTTTGCCAACAACATTAATACGCATGAAGGCGGAACGCATGAATCCGGTTTCAAGAGTGCGCTGACACGGATCATCAATGAATATTCCCGCAAGATGAATGCAATTAAAGACAGCGACTCCAACCTCTCCGGCGATGATGTCCGCGAAGGTCTGACCGCGATCATTTCCGTGAAAATACCTGAACCGCAGTTTGAAGGTCAAACGAAGACCAAGCTCGGAAACAGCGAAGTACGTGGTATCGTAGAGTCCTTCTTCGCTGAGAAATTTCAAGAGTTCTTGGATGAAAATCCAGCGGTCTCCAAGAAAATTGTGGAGAAGGGTTTACAGGCAGCACGTGCTCGCGAGGCTGCCCGCAAAGCACGCGAACTGACACGCCGCAAGAGCGCGCTCGAAGTAAGCGCACTGCCAGGTAAACTTGCAGACTGCTCTTCGCGCGATGCATCCATCAGCGAGATCTACATCGTAGAGGGTGACTCTGCAGGCGGTTCAGCCAAACAAGGCCGCGATCGGCACTTCCAAGCGATACTGCCGCTGCGCGGTAAAATCTTGAATGTCGAACGTGCCCGTCTGGACCGGATTCTGTCCAACACGGAGATCCGTGCCATCATCACGGCGCTCGGAACAAGCATTGCGGATGATTTCGACATTTCCAAAGCGCGGTATCACAAAGTCATTATTATGACAGATGCCGACGTCGACGGCGCGCATATTCGCACACTGCTGCTTACGTTCTTCTTCCGCTACATGCGCAAAATCATTGAGGCCGGCTATGTGTATATCGCGCAGCCGCCGCTCTTCAAGATTGAACGCAACAAAGTTGTTCGTTATGCGCAGAGCGAGAAAGAACGCGATGCGATCATCAGCGAATTCGGCGAAGGCGTTAAGGTCAATGTACAGCGGTACAAAGGTCTCGGAGAAATGAACGCATCCCAGTTATGGGAAACGACGATGGATCCCGAGAGTCGTACCATGCTCCAAGTGACAATTGAGGATGCCATCGAAGCAGATAATATTTTCGAGACGCTCATGGGCGATAATGTTGAGCCGCGCCGTGAGTTTATCCAAGAATTCGCGAAATTTGTTAAAAATCTAGATATTTAA
- a CDS encoding HD-GYP domain-containing protein: protein MGTVAVSQVKLGDKIAQDVLTPLGSVLFHKGKVIMPREYEILQAFLVAQVNIDVPGERKEAEEAAMEKVLEKVKETSVKSSLMEQYERTVVLLKSVFAQMMSGQALPILDIRNQLEAMLQHSNEYKMLTFSPQNVPNEDYLFHKSVMSALSCFMLAQWTGLPKKDWMQSALAGLLHDVGNAKIDRNILYKPTKLSPEEVEDMKRHTLLGYQLLKNVTAINEGVKLAALQHHERFDGSGYPLGIGQDKIHPYAKFVAISDIFNAMTMKRSYRDATSPYLVLEQLLQDSFGKLDPTYVRVIIDKATQIHNGTLVRLSDNRIGEIVFSDRNHPTRPWVSINGQIVNLANERQLYIEEVIS, encoded by the coding sequence ATGGGGACGGTAGCAGTTTCGCAGGTAAAGCTAGGGGACAAGATCGCACAGGATGTGCTTACGCCTCTCGGCAGTGTGCTTTTTCATAAAGGAAAAGTAATTATGCCCCGTGAGTACGAAATTTTGCAGGCCTTTCTTGTTGCCCAAGTTAATATCGATGTTCCAGGTGAGAGAAAAGAAGCGGAAGAGGCAGCCATGGAGAAGGTGTTGGAAAAGGTCAAGGAGACGTCTGTTAAGTCGTCGTTAATGGAGCAGTATGAACGCACAGTCGTACTGCTCAAAAGCGTATTTGCTCAAATGATGAGCGGACAGGCGCTTCCGATTCTTGATATCCGAAATCAGCTTGAGGCTATGCTGCAGCACAGCAACGAATATAAGATGCTGACCTTCTCACCGCAAAATGTGCCGAACGAGGATTATCTCTTCCACAAAAGCGTTATGTCCGCACTCAGCTGCTTCATGCTCGCGCAATGGACCGGTCTGCCGAAGAAAGATTGGATGCAATCTGCGCTCGCGGGGCTGCTTCACGATGTAGGGAACGCTAAGATCGATCGCAATATACTATATAAGCCAACAAAGCTGTCTCCAGAAGAAGTAGAAGATATGAAGCGTCATACGTTACTCGGCTACCAGCTGCTTAAAAACGTCACGGCAATTAACGAAGGTGTCAAGCTGGCTGCTCTGCAGCATCACGAACGCTTTGACGGCAGCGGCTACCCGCTCGGTATCGGGCAGGACAAAATTCACCCCTATGCTAAATTTGTCGCGATCTCAGATATCTTCAATGCCATGACGATGAAGCGGTCTTACCGCGACGCAACGTCGCCTTACTTGGTATTGGAGCAGCTGCTGCAGGACTCGTTCGGCAAGCTGGATCCGACTTATGTGCGGGTGATTATCGATAAAGCTACGCAAATACACAATGGTACCCTAGTCCGGCTCAGCGATAACCGTATTGGTGAGATCGTATTCTCTGATCGTAATCATCCGACGCGTCCATGGGTATCGATCAATGGACAAATCGTCAATTTAGCTAATGAGCGGCAATTGTACATTGAAGAAGTGATTAGTTAA
- the gyrA gene encoding DNA gyrase subunit A: MAEEKSLQVRDRDIGTEMRESFMDYAMSIIVSRALPDVRDGLKPVHRRILFAMSELGMSPDKPYKKSARIVGEVIGKYHPHGDSAVYETMVRMAQDFSLRYMLIDGHGNFGSIDGDMAAAMRYTEARLSKIAMEMLRDINKETIDYAPNYDGEEHEPTVLPARFPNLLVNGLTGIAVGMATNIPPHNLTEVIDGVQAMIRNPDITPIELMEYIKGPDFPTAGFVMGREGMRQAYTTGRGSVTMRARATIEENGGKARIIVHELPYQVVKARLVEKIAELVREKKIEGITDLRDESDRNGMRVVIELRRDVTPTVVLNNLYKQTQMQMNFGFNMLALVKGEPRTLNLRDILYYYLEHQVEVIRRRTEFDLKKAEARAHILEGLRIALDNLDEVIRLIRASQTTEEAREGLITRFGLSFDQAQAILDMRLQRLTGLERDKIEAEYAELLRKIAEFKAILADEQLVLQIINDELEEVKQKFGDERRTELMASDDDILDEDLIPREDVIISVTHSGYVKRLPVTTYRSQKRGGKGVIGMDTKDTDFVEHLFVSNTHHFLLFFTNKGKVYRLKAYEIPDLSRTARGTPIINLIQIEQGETVNAVIPVESFEPDRFLFFATKQGIVKKTPLDDYANIRKVGLIAINLRDDDDLIGVKLTDGNQEIIMGTSQGMSIRFPEQDVRPMGRSATGVKGINAEDDDEVISMDVVVPENDVLIVTANGYGKRTPVSEYRIQSRGGKGIKTLNVTEKNGAIVSLRIVQNDEDLMIMTSAGTLIRMSMGGISTMGRNTQGVRLINIREDDSVATVTRVARSEEAESENGEDTESIESEGTSSDEA, translated from the coding sequence ATGGCAGAAGAGAAAAGTCTGCAAGTACGAGACCGCGATATCGGTACTGAGATGCGCGAATCGTTTATGGATTATGCAATGAGTATCATCGTCAGCCGCGCGCTGCCGGATGTCCGTGACGGACTGAAGCCGGTGCATCGCCGGATTCTCTTTGCAATGTCCGAGCTGGGCATGTCCCCGGACAAGCCTTACAAAAAATCCGCCAGAATCGTCGGCGAAGTCATCGGTAAATATCATCCGCATGGCGATTCTGCTGTATATGAAACCATGGTACGTATGGCGCAGGACTTTTCGCTTCGCTACATGCTTATTGACGGACACGGGAACTTCGGTTCCATCGACGGCGATATGGCTGCAGCTATGCGTTATACGGAAGCACGGCTTTCCAAGATTGCGATGGAAATGCTGCGCGATATTAATAAAGAGACCATTGATTATGCACCTAACTATGATGGTGAGGAGCATGAGCCTACGGTTCTCCCGGCACGTTTCCCGAACTTGCTGGTTAACGGCTTGACGGGTATTGCCGTAGGGATGGCAACCAACATTCCACCGCACAACTTGACTGAGGTTATCGACGGCGTACAAGCGATGATCCGTAATCCCGATATCACGCCGATCGAGCTTATGGAGTATATCAAAGGACCGGACTTCCCGACGGCAGGTTTCGTGATGGGACGCGAAGGCATGCGTCAAGCGTATACGACCGGCCGCGGATCGGTCACGATGCGTGCTCGAGCAACAATCGAAGAGAACGGCGGCAAAGCCCGTATCATCGTGCATGAGCTTCCTTATCAGGTTGTAAAAGCGCGGTTGGTCGAAAAAATCGCTGAGCTTGTCCGCGAGAAGAAAATCGAAGGTATCACCGATTTGCGTGACGAGTCCGATCGAAACGGCATGCGGGTAGTCATTGAACTTCGCCGCGACGTAACACCGACGGTCGTGCTGAACAATTTGTATAAGCAAACGCAGATGCAGATGAATTTCGGTTTCAATATGCTCGCCCTGGTTAAAGGAGAGCCCCGCACGCTCAATTTGCGCGATATCTTGTATTACTACCTGGAGCATCAGGTCGAGGTTATCCGCCGTCGCACGGAATTTGACTTGAAGAAGGCAGAAGCCCGCGCGCATATTCTGGAAGGTTTACGTATCGCGCTGGACAACTTGGACGAAGTGATCCGGTTGATTCGCGCTTCGCAAACAACGGAAGAAGCCAGAGAAGGCCTGATTACGCGCTTCGGACTTAGCTTTGATCAAGCGCAGGCCATTCTGGATATGCGTTTGCAGCGCCTTACAGGACTCGAGCGCGACAAGATCGAAGCTGAATATGCTGAGCTTCTTCGCAAAATTGCGGAATTCAAAGCGATTCTTGCAGACGAGCAGCTTGTTCTGCAGATCATTAACGATGAATTAGAAGAAGTAAAGCAGAAGTTTGGCGACGAGCGCCGCACGGAACTGATGGCAAGCGACGATGACATTCTCGACGAGGATTTGATTCCGCGCGAAGATGTCATCATCTCGGTAACCCATTCCGGCTACGTGAAGCGTCTGCCGGTAACGACCTACCGCAGCCAGAAGCGGGGCGGCAAAGGTGTCATTGGCATGGATACGAAGGATACCGACTTTGTCGAGCATCTATTCGTTTCCAACACCCATCACTTCCTGCTCTTCTTTACGAATAAAGGGAAAGTGTACCGTCTCAAGGCGTATGAGATTCCGGATCTCAGCCGAACTGCGCGCGGAACGCCGATTATCAATCTTATTCAAATTGAGCAGGGAGAGACGGTTAATGCCGTCATACCGGTAGAGTCCTTTGAACCGGACCGCTTCTTGTTCTTTGCAACAAAGCAAGGCATTGTCAAAAAAACGCCGCTCGATGATTACGCGAATATTCGTAAAGTAGGTTTGATTGCGATTAATCTCCGTGATGACGATGATTTGATCGGCGTGAAGCTGACGGACGGCAATCAGGAAATTATTATGGGAACAAGCCAAGGCATGTCGATTCGTTTCCCTGAGCAGGATGTTCGTCCTATGGGACGATCCGCTACAGGTGTCAAAGGAATCAACGCAGAAGATGACGACGAAGTCATCAGCATGGATGTCGTTGTTCCCGAGAATGACGTGCTGATCGTTACGGCGAACGGCTATGGCAAACGTACGCCTGTGAGTGAATACCGGATCCAAAGCCGCGGCGGTAAGGGGATCAAAACGCTGAATGTAACGGAGAAGAACGGTGCGATCGTTAGCCTGAGAATCGTGCAAAACGATGAGGACTTGATGATAATGACATCAGCGGGAACGCTTATCCGTATGAGCATGGGTGGCATCTCTACAATGGGCCGCAACACGCAAGGGGTTAGATTGATTAACATCCGCGAGGACGATTCTGTAGCTACAGTGACTAGAGTTGCCCGCAGTGAAGAAGCAGAGTCGGAGAACGGTGAAGACACAGAGAGCATCGAGTCTGAAGGTACATCCTCAGACGAAGCTTAG
- the recF gene encoding DNA replication/repair protein RecF (All proteins in this family for which functions are known are DNA-binding proteins that assist the filamentation of RecA onto DNA for the initiation of recombination or recombinational repair.): MRLNSIQLQHYRNYEGIELTTDSQVNLFVGRNAQGKTNLLEAIFVLALTKSHRTSKDKELIGWQSNEARIRGEVDKRYGAVTLDLALSQQGKKARINGLEQRKLSDFVGSLNVVMFAPEDLEIVKGTPGIRRRFLDMEIGQVQPGYLHALGQYHKVLQQRNNYLKSTMPGNANMAMMDVWNMQLAEYGVKIVKKRQNFIEKLQKWAQHIHSGITAGSEELSILYRPSFESDAKEEESILFEQFMIKLTQVKDQELRRGMTLVGPHRDDMAFYINGKEASVYGSQGQQRTTALSLKLAEIELIHEEIGEYPLLLLDDVLSELDQHRQTQLIETFQSKVQTFITTTGLESVNISKLDDARIYQVKDGHVEL, encoded by the coding sequence TTGCGATTAAATTCCATTCAACTGCAGCATTACCGCAATTACGAGGGCATCGAGCTTACGACCGACAGCCAGGTTAATCTGTTTGTCGGCCGCAATGCACAAGGAAAAACGAATTTGCTGGAAGCAATCTTCGTGCTTGCGCTGACCAAGTCCCATCGAACCAGCAAGGATAAGGAACTGATCGGCTGGCAGTCGAACGAAGCCCGCATCCGAGGTGAGGTGGACAAAAGGTACGGCGCGGTTACACTTGATCTCGCTTTGTCCCAGCAAGGGAAGAAAGCCCGGATCAACGGGCTGGAGCAGCGTAAGCTAAGTGATTTTGTCGGGTCGCTTAATGTCGTCATGTTCGCGCCGGAAGATCTCGAAATTGTGAAAGGTACACCGGGCATACGCCGGCGGTTTCTGGACATGGAAATCGGCCAGGTGCAGCCCGGTTATTTGCATGCGCTCGGTCAATACCATAAGGTGCTTCAGCAGCGCAACAACTACCTCAAATCGACGATGCCAGGCAATGCCAATATGGCGATGATGGACGTCTGGAATATGCAGCTTGCCGAGTATGGTGTTAAAATTGTGAAAAAAAGGCAAAACTTCATAGAGAAGCTTCAGAAGTGGGCGCAGCACATCCATTCAGGCATAACCGCCGGTTCTGAAGAGCTCTCAATCCTCTATCGCCCGTCCTTCGAAAGTGACGCTAAGGAAGAAGAATCTATATTATTTGAGCAATTTATGATAAAGTTAACACAGGTTAAGGATCAGGAGCTTCGTCGTGGAATGACGCTTGTTGGTCCTCATCGTGATGATATGGCCTTTTATATAAATGGCAAAGAAGCGTCTGTTTATGGCTCGCAGGGCCAGCAGCGCACAACGGCGTTATCCTTGAAACTAGCCGAAATCGAACTGATTCATGAAGAAATCGGCGAGTATCCCCTGCTTCTGCTTGATGATGTTTTGTCTGAACTTGATCAACATCGGCAGACGCAGCTAATCGAAACATTTCAAAGCAAAGTGCAAACGTTTATTACGACTACAGGACTTGAAAGCGTCAATATCAGCAAGCTGGATGATGCCCGGATCTATCAAGTGAAGGATGGTCATGTCGAGCTGTAA
- the remB gene encoding extracellular matrix regulator RemB, with translation MYIHLGGEKIIRAAELVAIFDISIEQSSKLSKQFVAQARKRKDVEVIGEEEAKSIVVTENKIYYSPISSSTLKKRSHHFATS, from the coding sequence ATGTACATTCATTTGGGCGGGGAAAAGATCATTCGCGCCGCGGAGCTCGTCGCTATATTTGACATCTCAATTGAGCAGTCCTCCAAACTGTCCAAACAGTTCGTCGCACAAGCCCGTAAGCGAAAAGACGTTGAAGTTATAGGAGAAGAAGAAGCGAAGTCAATCGTAGTGACGGAGAACAAGATCTACTATTCGCCCATCTCATCCTCGACACTGAAGAAACGATCGCACCATTTTGCGACTAGTTAG
- a CDS encoding YheC/YheD family protein, whose protein sequence is MAIQRVKSKWAKTKVLLRAEPLRERIPLTKRWNITDLAHMLDTYAMVYVKPDQGTFGLGVVRVEKRSSDLYTYQSGTLLQSFTSFEQMAASLRKRIGNRAYLIQQGIPLLTYEGLRFDIRVMVQMNPKNEWETTGIIGRVGHPKKIVTNYHSGGVPKSFNKLMGAYLTESQTRSYGAWLAELGTDVAKQLQTEYPRLKEIGIDIAIDQSFQPWILEVNTLPDPFIFRKLEDKKMFRRIYRYCLAYNRRLS, encoded by the coding sequence TTGGCCATTCAACGCGTTAAAAGTAAATGGGCAAAAACCAAAGTATTGCTGCGCGCAGAGCCGCTGCGCGAGCGGATTCCACTGACGAAACGATGGAATATAACCGATCTGGCACACATGCTGGATACGTATGCGATGGTCTATGTAAAGCCTGATCAAGGCACCTTTGGCTTAGGTGTCGTACGTGTAGAAAAAAGATCAAGTGATCTCTATACCTATCAGTCAGGAACTCTACTGCAAAGCTTCACCTCGTTTGAGCAAATGGCGGCTTCCCTCCGGAAGCGGATTGGAAACCGAGCCTACCTGATCCAACAGGGGATTCCACTGCTTACTTACGAGGGACTACGATTCGACATTCGTGTCATGGTACAGATGAATCCGAAGAACGAATGGGAAACAACCGGCATTATCGGGCGGGTCGGCCATCCCAAAAAAATCGTAACTAATTATCACAGCGGCGGCGTGCCGAAGTCATTCAACAAGCTGATGGGTGCTTATTTGACGGAATCGCAGACGCGCAGCTACGGGGCTTGGCTGGCTGAGCTCGGAACAGATGTCGCGAAGCAGCTGCAAACCGAATATCCGCGCTTAAAGGAAATCGGCATTGATATCGCAATTGATCAATCGTTTCAGCCCTGGATCCTCGAAGTGAACACGCTGCCTGATCCTTTTATTTTCCGTAAGCTTGAAGACAAGAAGATGTTTCGACGCATCTACCGTTATTGCTTAGCCTATAATCGGCGTTTAAGCTGA